The following DNA comes from Simkania negevensis Z.
AAGCTAAGGAATTCGAAAAGAAGTCTTAAAGAGATTCATTTTAAATCCCTTTTCCAAAGTCATTTTAAAAATCTTAAACGATCCATAAATGAAGGTTCTTTTGGATGCGAGGATTGTTGACTATTCTCAATTCTTGTTCCTAGATCTATATAAGGATTATCTCTTCCTTTATTCCGCTCTACCATAAGATATATTTGAAGCTCTCCACGAAACTTATCTGCCAAATCATGTTGCTCTGTTAAATTACATTGCGTTAACTCATGAGATTCAAGATCGAGTTCAAATACTGTAGTAAGTACTCCAGAGTCGTCGCAAATAGGGATAAAAACATATTTCTTATCCTCATCAATTGCTTCTTCCAACTTTGGAACGACTAGACAAGAAATATTCCCTTTAATATGAGAAATAGTCTCTGTATTATCTCGACCTTTTCTCAGCCAAATCTTATCAATCAAAGTTGTATCTTTGTCGGATCCATTTGCGAAAGTATCTGCGAAACGATTAATTGTATCTTTTCCCTTGAGAGAATAAGTCTCAGTAAATTTTTTCAATCTCTCTTCGAGTGGTATTTCTTGCGGCTTCGGATTAGTTAGTCCCTCACTTGATAAGCTTACCTGTTTCTTAGAATCCACTAAAAATGTAGTTTTTTGCTTTACTATGTCTTTTTTAACTGATTCATCTTGCTCGTCTTCTAGCAATGCTTCGGAATCAGAACTCTCAACTGTTTCGTAACCTTCTGGAGGCCAAGCGGCTGTCTCGTTGTTAGCGTTTCCCTGTGGCAAACTATTCACCTCTTCATGAACTTCTCGATGATTTGATGTATCGCCATCACCCCAGTCGCCATCATCAGTTAGCCTATAGGAAGGAGTAGCAGGACTAGTAGCTCCTATTCCTGAATCTCCGCTAAAACATACACCCACCTTCTCAACTAGCCAAGAACCCATATTCAATGGAGCTGACAAGATCCGCCCTCCAGCCCATTTACAGGCTTTTGCAAAGTCACAAACTAGTTGCGCAAGATCATACCATTGATCTTCTTTAATATCTTGGCTAGTAGCTGAGTTAAATTTTACTTCTGAAGTTTGATTAATTTTGTCTGTCATGTTTATCTCCCTTTCTTTGTTATAATATAATTATAACATGTTTATATTTTTTTTAAAATAAAAAACGAAAATTTTATATTAATTTAACATAAAAAAAGTTGCTAAGTTGAAAACCTAGCAACCAATTGGGGGGGGATAGGAGTATAAAAAAGGATCTGTGATTTATGTTATAAACTCAGAAATACGATAGTTGTTCCTGAACTTATGTAACTTTAGTGATTGAAGAAAAGCTGTTCATGAACCTATCCAACTAAATTTTTTATCCAAGTATAAACTACCCCCAATATTACCAATCCATTCCATATCACGAATAAACGCTCCCATCGCATCAATAGCCGACGACAACGTCTTTTTAACCAAGCAAAAGCTCGTTCTACYTTCCAGCGTTGTGGGCTCAATTTGAAGAAATGGGTAACTTCGTTAATTTCTGGCGCCCATCTTCCTTTGATTTTCCGATAGGGAATTAGAGGAAATATTCCCATGTTTAACAAAAACTGACGTAACCAGCCTGCATCATAACCTTTGTCTGCCTCAAGAACAACTACTCGCCCTTTGAGTGACTTTAATGGAAGCTGTGTAAGCAATCTGCTAACTTCCTGTTTTTCATCCCCCTTTGCATCGGTAGTTGTAATGGCTATTGCATTGCCGTTTTTATCGATAAGCAAGTGAAGCAGAACTCCCTTGCCTTTATAACCATAATCAACTTTTTCCCCTCCTCCTGGAGCGGGGGGAAAAAGAACCGTCCACAGCTACTTGAGAAAGATCAACTTTTCCTTCCATTATTGCTATCTGTAATAGCCCACTCATCACCTTATCAAAAACTCCTTCAACACTCCATTGCTTTAACCATTTGTGAGCTGTAGAACGAGGGATAAAAAGAGAGGAATCTGTCGGAAGATCCGCCCAACGACATCCTCTCGTTAAGATAAAGAGTATTGAATTCCAGGTTTTGCGTAGATCACTTCGAGGAGTTCCTCTCTCCAAAGGAAAAGTATGGTCCATAAGACCTTCAATGAGTTGCCATTGTTCATCTGATAAACACTTAAATCCTGCCATGTCATCTCCTAAATTTTTTTAAAAGAATATAGCATTTAACTTTTTAGTTGGATAGATTCATCGGTGTGTTTGTAAAAATGTCCTGAACTTTCAATACAACTTTTCATCTTTCTCATTTTGTTTGTAAAGCTTGTTTAACCTTCGTCATATACTCAAACTACTTCAAAATTTGGTTTTGGGCAACGCGAAAGCTTTCGGAATTCGTCGATCTTAAGTGACCCAATATTAGGAATATGAGGTCACTTAAGATCGGCAAATTACGGTGCTTTGGCGCAGCCGAAAATCCAAATTTTGAAGTAGTTTGAGTATATTTGTTAGCCATCACTAGTTGATCAATATGCAGTGATCAGTCCAAATGTCCTTGCAATACAGACTGATTTGAGTTAAGTAGAGATGTAAGATTCTGATTAGTAGCTTCTTGTATCTCACTCTCTTTCGCAACTTCTGTTTGATTTACTGCATTAAAAGAGAAGTTTCCTTTATTCTCTTGCCTATTTGTTTTTTCGCTTGCGGTTGAATCTTTTTCAGCAAATTTCAAAATCTTTGATTCTGAATACTTCTCTTTCGTCAACCAGGAGATTGTGTGACATCAATTTCTGTTTTCATTTGTCGAATGCGACTCTTGACTTCTGGATTCTCTATGCTGTAGTGACCAACCATCTCCCACTTCTTGTAATCGTGTTATCAGTTAATCTTTACTTTCCCTTCTTTTCTATAAATTAATTATAACATATTTATATTTTTTTAAAAATAAAAAACAAAAATTTTTATATAAATTTAACATTAAAAAAGGTTGCTAAGTTGAAAACCTAGCAACCAGTTGGGGATAGGAGTATAAAAAAGGATATGTAATTTTTGTTATAAACTCAGAAAAACAATAGTTACTCCTGAATTTATGTAACTTTAGTGATTGAAGAAAAGCTATTCATCGGTGTTTCTAAAAATGTCCTGAATTTACAGTATAACTTTTCATCTTTCTCATCTTGTTTGTAAAGCTTGATTAACCTCCGTTATATTTGTTAGCCATCACTAGTTGA
Coding sequences within:
- a CDS encoding transposase — its product is MWTVLFPPAPGGGEKVDYGYKGKGVLLHLLIDKNGNAIAITTTDAKGDEKQEVSRLLTQLPLKSLKGRVVVLEADKGYDAGWLRQFLLNMGIFPLIPYRKIKGRWAPEINEVTHFFKLSPQRWKVERAFAWLKRRCRRLLMRWERLFVIWNGLVILGVVYTWIKNLVG
- a CDS encoding transposase, which encodes MAGFKCLSDEQWQLIEGLMDHTFPLERGTPRSDLRKTWNSILFILTRGCRWADLPTDSSLFIPRSTAHKWLKQWSVEGVFDKVMSGLLQIAIMEGKVDLSQVAVDGSFSPRSRRRGKS